A genomic window from Terriglobales bacterium includes:
- a CDS encoding glycosyltransferase family 4 protein, producing the protein MRIALIAPPFIPVPPRRYGGTELFIGHLAEGLKQNGIDVVVYANGDSTVDVEVRSLYPESEWPLKGEIFGSLKDVNHTTWAMADAARDCDIIHLNNAPGLASTRFVDQPVVYTVHHPHEQALSDFYSYFPQVHYVAISEFQCSLEAMPHCRSIHHGIHLSDYRLQPKKQPYLSFIGRLAPVKGPHLAIEVAKKTGIPLKLAGEIQPMYESYFESEIKPQIDGRFIEYIGEADLAAKNELLGNSLAMLFPIQWNEPFGLVMIEAMACGTPVIALKRGSVPEVVRDGVSGFVCESVEQMVDCVRDLSIPPLLIHEYARDNFSVEVMTRKYLELYESICTVEAPIELTSADALSILTEPGAAAA; encoded by the coding sequence ATGAGAATTGCCCTGATCGCCCCGCCTTTCATTCCGGTTCCCCCTCGTCGATACGGCGGAACAGAGCTGTTCATCGGACATTTGGCCGAGGGCCTGAAGCAGAATGGAATTGATGTAGTCGTGTACGCCAATGGAGACTCCACTGTCGATGTGGAAGTGAGATCGCTGTATCCCGAATCAGAGTGGCCGCTCAAAGGCGAAATTTTCGGGAGCTTGAAAGACGTAAATCACACAACCTGGGCAATGGCAGACGCAGCTCGCGATTGCGACATCATTCATCTGAACAACGCTCCTGGACTCGCGAGCACGCGGTTCGTCGATCAGCCGGTCGTCTACACAGTGCATCATCCGCACGAGCAGGCGTTGAGCGACTTCTACTCCTATTTCCCTCAAGTGCACTACGTGGCAATCAGCGAGTTTCAGTGCTCGCTTGAGGCCATGCCGCACTGCAGATCAATTCACCACGGGATCCATCTCTCCGACTACCGGCTGCAGCCCAAAAAGCAGCCATATTTGAGCTTCATCGGAAGGCTCGCGCCGGTTAAGGGTCCGCATCTCGCGATTGAGGTAGCAAAGAAGACTGGCATTCCGCTGAAGCTTGCGGGGGAGATTCAGCCCATGTACGAGAGCTACTTCGAGTCGGAGATTAAGCCGCAGATCGACGGCCGCTTCATCGAATACATCGGCGAGGCCGATCTCGCGGCGAAGAATGAGCTGCTGGGAAACTCTCTGGCAATGCTCTTCCCCATTCAGTGGAACGAGCCCTTCGGCCTGGTGATGATCGAGGCCATGGCTTGCGGGACGCCGGTCATCGCTCTAAAACGTGGATCCGTTCCCGAAGTGGTACGTGACGGAGTATCAGGTTTTGTGTGCGAATCTGTTGAGCAGATGGTGGACTGCGTTCGCGATTTATCGATTCCACCGCTCCTCATTCACGAATATGCGCGCGATAATTTCTCTGTTGAGGTGATGACGAGAAAGTACCTGGAACTTTACGAATCGATCTGTACGGTAGAAGCGCCCATTGAGCTTACTTCCGCGGACGCTCTCTCGATCCTCACTGAACCGGGAGCCGCCGCCGCATGA